The genomic interval TTAGATCAATTCGAATAGGAGGGGCCTGTTCTGTCTTATGCTAAGAATTATAAATATTTGGAGAGGCCTGCAGACACAGTGTATGCGGGCCTCTCTTTTTTATATGTTCAGTGCGCATTCAGGAAAGATTTCAGTCCCACCTGTCGGACTGAAACCTTTATAACTAATAGATCTTTACTAAGCGCTCCTTCGTGCAGTCATCTCCGGCCTTAGCCAGGTGTCGGGTAATGAGGCTGTCAAACCAACCGGTAAGATTATTAGTAAGCTGAAGATCGATGCATGGGCCAGCTGCTGAATAATTTGTCGATCATTTCTGATTTAACTCATTCCCGGCATTTATCACTGCTTCATTCACGGCTTTCACCCTTTTTATATCCATTTTTTCTACGGCCCTGTCATAAGTCAGTACACCATTCACCTCATGTTCAACATCCGTTGTCTGCGTATACACCGCAATGCTTAAACCCTGATATCGCATCAGCTGCTCCACCTGGTCCATCAGCAGTACGTACCTGTCGGTTAGTCTGTCGCTGGTAGCCTCATAGTCATAAGCATTATTCTCTACCGGCCACATATGACCCCGTACAAACAAGCCCACGCCGCCAAATTCACCAAGTGATGCAGCGCGTTTGCCATCGGGTTTTGATGCACCATAGGGTCCGACATATATATGCGTATCTACAAAATCCCCATTTCCGGGATCTCCGGCCGCCTTCTGATAGCCAGGATTATTGTTAAATCCTGAATTGCCGTTTACCAGTCTTGAGGGATCGAGCTGTTTCACCCAGTCAGTGATCTCTTTTACATCAAACGCGCCCCAGTTCTCATTGAACGGCACCCAGGTAATGATAGAAGGGGAATTATAAAGGTCATCGATCATGGTTTGTAATTCCTTCCGGAAAGCGCTTCTTACCTTTGCGGTGTCTTCATGTTGATACCAGATAGCCGGCATATCCTGCCATACCAGCAGACCAAGTTTATCCGCCCAATAATAGAAGCGTTTGGGCTCAGTCTTCATATGCTTTCTGATTAAATTGAACCCCGCTTTTTTGGTAAATGCGATGTCGTATTTTAAGGCCTCCTCCGTAGGTGGCGTGAGAATACCATCAGGCCAGTATCCCTGATCGAGTAATCCAAGCTGCATCACAAACTTATTATTTAACAAGGGTCTTATCACCCCGTTCACATTACCCAGTTTAATATCACGCATACCAAAGTAACTCCTGACCTCATCAGCGACATTGCCCCTGTTATCTTTCAGTGTGATGTTAAGATCATACAGAAATGGATTCTCCGGCGACCATAACTTCGGATCCTTTATCGGAATATATAATTTAGTTCCGGAGCGTCCTGAGGTCTCAGACACCATCTTTTTTCCATCAAATGCAGTAGCCTGTACTTGCGCGGCATCAGCATCTACAACTACTTCAAGTCTGTTGTTTACCAGATCAGGCAATAGCCGGATGTTTTTAATGTAATGCTCACTCACCGGCTCCAGCCATACACTTTGCCAGATGCCTGAAGTAAAGGTATAATCTCCCCGTGGACCATTCTTACCGGAGGGTGTCCTGCCGTCATTAGCATCATGTGCCGCAACGACGATGGTATTGGTGCCTGCTTTCAAAAACTTTGTGATGTTTATATGAAACGAAGTATAGCCACCGGAATGTGATCCGGCTTTTTCGCCATTGACGAATAAGGTCGCATCATGATCAACTGCTTCAAAATTAATAATGATCTGTTTACCCTTCCAGGCAGCAGGTATTTCGAATGTCCGGCGGTACCACATATTTATCTCCTGCTTACGCTCAATGCCTGAAAGGACTGACTCCGGACAATAAGGAACAAGTATCTTTTCTGTTTTATCACTAAAACTCACCGGTTTGATGGGATTCAAAGCGCTGGCAATATGTTCGCCGCCCATGTAATCCCATTTCCCATTTAGATTCATCCATTCTTTACGTTCCAACTGTGGACGGGGATATTCCGGAAAAGGAGTTGTGGATTCCATTGCAGCCTTCGTCCATTGTGTAGGTAGTTTTGGCTGTTGTGCTAAAGAAGTTTTGACTACGATACCGTGGAATAGCATGAGTCCCCAAAAAAGCAGGCATTTTTTTGCTGTCATTATAGAATATATTAGGTCAATGTTACGCTTGAAACAAAATACATTTTTTTCTTCAATACCCGGATACTTCTGCAAACTGCCAGGGGAACTGGAATATCTTCAGGCTGCCTGTGTTCGCGAAGGCGTCATCTTCCTACCTTCACCACCGTTAGTCGACAGGCAGCGTAAATGCCGGCGGATGACCTGCTGATTAGCGGCTCTTTATACTAGTACCCGGCCCTGAGATAAGGCGGCCATACACGCTCATGCCGGTGTATTTGGCTCTCCATATATCGGGCATCTTGTCTGGTTGCGTTCCCTCACGACACTGACGTGTACAATTTTGCGGTTCGTTTATTATTTTAGACACAAATTGACTGGCAGCATGCAGATCAGGAAAAGAATAAAATCTGATTATAGTTCTATCCTGAAGGCAAAAATTTATACGCTTTTAGCCAGGAGTATATGGATATACCTGATCTGTATGTTTGTAATCGCATCTGTCTTGCCTTTACCATCTGTTGGCATCCTGTTTTCAGGAATGATTTATTTCCTGGCATTGTTGATCCTGGTCATCCTTCCGGGGTATCATTTCAGTGCAGTCCGCCTCGCTAATACCCTGAACTTTGACGCGGATGCAGTGTTTAGCGAAACAGACATTGTGCTGCGACACCGGAATAAAGATATGGTGGAGACGAAGGATTGGGCCTGGATTTCAAAAATCGCCTTCACCCGGGCGGCGGTAGTACTGGAAACCAGACAATATCCTGGTTTTCTGATTTTTCTTCATAGAAGCGGCCTTACGGGGGAAGAAATGGCCTTTTTAAACCAAATGAATGTTCGGATTCGCCAAAAGTAAGGCATAATCATAACCGTTACCAATGGGCTGGTCTGGTTCATTCATTGCTATTGATATGTAATCAAGGAGCTCCTTCAATTATCAATTTATAGCATAGTTCATCTGACTGGCTAGGCTTTTAACGACTACGCCAGGTGGGAATCAGGCTACTATCGCGGATCAGGGTGAGGGGGAATGGGAAGTAGCTAGTTATTAATAATATTTACTATACTTTTGATCCTTATGAATACAATACCACGTACCCATATAGAAAAGAGAATAGCTACATATGCGATTGTTTTGGCAAGTATTCTTTTTGTCGGATTGGGAAGTGACCTTTAGTTTGGTGTTTTGTTAGTATTTTAGATAAATCCATTGAAGAGCGATATGAAGAGTGGGTAGGATTCTTTTTCTACATATGCCAGGACCTTTTTAATAAAATAATGCCCTTAGATATAATCGAAAGGCGACCGTCTTCATAAGTCAATTTTGGGCCGGTTATACGATCTGTTCGCGCTTCGTCGCAGATTTAATAGGAACACAATAACCAAAAATAAAATTCATGAGAGCAATTAATCCCTGGATCAACTTCAATGGCAATGCCGAAGAAGCATTCACTTTCTACAAATCAGTTTTCGGCGGCGAGTTTACAAAAATCACCCGCTTTAAAGACTTAGCAGGACCCGAGTTTCAGGTAGCCGAAGAAGAGGCGGATAAAATAATGTACATCGGCTTGCCGCTTGGCAAAAATAATGTGTTAATAGCCAATGATGTTCCGGCATTTTTAGGGCAGGTAAGCGAAAATGAAAACCGGTCTAAAATACACGTGAATGCCGAAAGCCGTGAAGAAGCAGATAAAATATTTAACGGGTTATCAGCAGGCGGAGAAGTGGAAGGGCCCATTGGAGATAGCCCATGGGGTACCTACGCCGGAATGTTCAGAGATAAATATGGTATTGAATGGATTGTAGAATTTGACCCTGGTTTTAACGGTTAGGTAAATACGAAAAATAAAACTGGTATGTAAATAAATATAGCTCTAATGAAAATATCCCAAACGATTGTTCTCTAAAGGCACCGACCTTAGCGTACAATCGTTTAAAACAGTGGTTATGTTTGATATTTTGTTGCCGCATCGCATTAAGGGCCATAAAACCCAACAGGTGGAGTGGCCGTTCGTCCCTTTCTACCCTCGTGCCCGGTATAGTAGGCTTTCGAACCAAATACTGTGGATGATTAGGAAGGTATCAATTGACGGTAATTATTACAGTACTGTTTGTAGATATTAACATCGGATTATAATGTAGCTTACTTAGGAATTTTAATGTATGCTATTTTTACAACGTCTGAATATACATTCCCAGCATCAACAAATGAAATGGCACTAATACTACCTTGCCCATTTTGGACGGCGTTGAAGTCATAAGCGCGCGAACTTCCGGGTGCTTCGCTAAATGTGCCTCCCGTTGCCATGGCTATATCAGGATTTATATACTGATACCAGAAGGGGTTAAAAATATTCATGGGAGCATATACCTGGTTTCTAATAGAAAGCCAGAAAAGGAATGATTTATCTAACGTACTTATATCCGCAACTGGTCCTTTATTGAAATGAACTGCTCTTTTAGTAGAAGTCACGTAAGTTACGGGGGGAGAGTTATTGATATGTGTATGATTGTAGCTTACATAGCTAACTGAGTCCAGACCAGTACTTCTGAAAAGCACAGTTTTTGTTAGTGTATCGCCGGTATACAGCCCTGTAAAAGTACCCCCATTTGAGACATAGCTGTAGGAACTTTTTATATGATTATTAGCATCATAGCTATACACGTTGTTGACGCGAAAGCCATCGCTATAGCCTACATCATTCATTAAAATGCTATCCAGTCGCCACGAGGTATTGTAATAAAAATAATAATCCTGTTTTGTATCCCAATACAGCCGACTACCTTTTACAGTTGCAATTGTTCCATTAACATTGTAGGTAAATATCCAGCTGGCCGTATCCGTAGTGGAACGATAGACCTGGCTTATTTTTTTAATTCTATGGTCTGCATTATAGTCGATAGAAATTATATCTGGTGCAGCAGATGTATCTCCCATTGTATAGTATAATGCTTTGGAGATGATTGCAATGGAGTCTTTAGTATCGTTTTCAGGGGATCTAAGAGAATCTTTTTTACAAGCTGTAAAAAGTATTGACAGAACAAAAAGCCAAAAAAAAAATTTCATATGTATATATTATTTATGCGTATGCAAATGTAATGCAATTTATATGAATAAAAGGCGTCCAAGCTTCACAATCTGAAGTCTTTATTTTTTGATAGGGGATATGCATGTTGATTTGGCAAATATTGTAATGAATTTTTAGCTGCAGCAATTGGCCACATCATTCAAAAGTGAGAGGGTAGGATCGTTTTTGAGGTGATAAACTATTTTTCTACTAATTTTATAACATTATTGGTTCTTGTTACATAATGAAGCATAGACAGCTTCCAAATTAAAATTACTATGGCTATTAAAATTACAGATGAATGTATTTTCTGCGGAGCTTGTGAATCAGAATGTCCAAATAACGCGATCTATGAGGGGGGCGTACAATGGGCAATTGCAGATGGCACAACGGTTAAAGGTGATTTTGTGTTGAAGGATGGATCTATTATTGATGCCAGCCAGCGCAATGCTCCCCTGGCTACCGATCTGTATTATATTGTTTCAGATAAGTGTACAGAGTGTCAGGGATTTCATGAGGAACCACAATGTGCAGTTGCTTGTCCGGTTGACTGTTGTGTACCTGACGAAATGTACCAGGAGTCTGAAGAAGAACTGTTGGCGAAGAAAGATAAGTTACATCGTTAATCAGAAACTATAAGGAATTATTAGTACTGTCGTCTGACTGAATCACTGACTGGCATGCAGAATCCATTTCAATGATAACTTCCTCCGACACAGAAAAAGACAAGCTGCTTAAAGTAGCTAAAACAAATTAATCTGACCAAGAATGTTTCTCCGGACAGTAAGTACTAGAGGCAAGGGTCGGAGAAACATCTCCGACCTTTCCGCTTTTATACCCGGTAAAGAATCATTTCCGAACCGGCTTCAGTTGACCTATGAAACTTTAGGTCCCCACTATCTCCTAATACCCATTATTCTGCGACAAACCAGGATTAATGTCGCGGTCTAATTGTGGTATCGGCAACAGCTCATCTTTATTTTTTGTGAAATGTGCAAATCCGGCGTCTCTGGCTGACAATTGAGCACTCAGGTCATTCCATCTCTGGAGATCTTCCCAGCGATGCCCTTCCCCGGCCAGCTCGGTGATCCGCTCATGTTTCAGTTGCCCGAGCAGCGCATCCTGGTTTAAGTCGGGCCTTATCAGAGATAATGGCGCCAATCCTGCACGCGCTCTTACCATATCTATCCACGGATAGGCCTGTGCGGTTTGTCCGGCGCCATTAAGTGCTTCTGCATATAGAAGGAGTATGTCCGCATAACGCAGGTATCTGTAATTATTGCCTGAATGGAAGACTTCACCAGGCATCGTAGCATCATTCAGTAATTTCCTGAAATAGACATCGTTTTGGTTGGGAACAGTGCCGGGATCACTGGGATAACCCAAAGATACAAATGTCCTGCCATAGACCATTGTAAATGTCGGTCCTCTTTCATCCGTTGAATCGTACAGGAAAGAAGCTGCCAGGCGTGGATCGCGTTGATTACCCATTGTTCGCTCTTGTTCAAATTCAAGCACCAGCCAGCGTCGCGCCTGACCATCTGTAAAGCCAAAGGGGCGGGGAGCGAAGAATGGTGGAATAGACGTACCGTAATTAAGGTTATCAGATCCAGGCTGGGTATCGTCATCGTGATTGTCCGTGGGATTTACGGCGTATTGTATCTCGAAAACTGACTCACTATTGTTTTCTGTAGCTTCAAGGAAATTGTTACGATAGTCACGCTGTAGACTATAGTTACTTTTCCCTTCTCCGGTAACCAGCCACTGAAGAGCAGTCACCGCCTGGGGATATTTATGCTGCTGCAGGAATGTCTTGCCGAGCATTCCGTATGCTGCGCCCTTTGTAGCGCGGCCGATGTTGGCAGCGTCATAGGATACAGGTAAGCCTGCAGCTGCTGTTGTAAAGTCCTTTTCGACCTGTGCAAATACAGCCTCCTGTGTGGATGTTGCCGGTTTATCTACAGAGGTGGAGGTATGCAGCTGTAAGGGCACATTGCCCCATAATGTAGCCAACGTATAGTAAAAGAATCCTCTCATGAAATAGGCTTCTGCCAGGAGTTGCTGTTTTTTGGTGTCGTCCATGGCAATGTTGGGTACGTTGTCCAGCACCTGGTTGGCCCTGTTGATCCCGATATATAAGTCCTGCCAGAGGTTAACAGTACTTGAATAATTATAGTCGGTTATATTAAAAGCGTCGTAGTTATTGACGATGTCAGAATTGGGGCTGCTACTGAAACCTTCATCTGACCTGATGACGGTGATGAAGAAGTACCAGCGGCAAAGCCCTGGGCGATGAAATGTGCTATATACCGCATTGATGCCGAGTTGTGCATCGCTGGCTGTTTTCCAGAAATTAGCCGTCGTAGGCGTGTTAGGATTGGAAATATCCAGCTCATTTTTACAGGCTGTTATTAGTAACGCCGATATCAGGACAATAAGTATTGTATTTTTCATAGCTGAAGAGTTAAAATTCACATGTGATGCCCGCTGTATAGAATCTGCTCGCAGGCCAGTTACCGTTATCAAAACCACGTTGTAAAATGCCATTACCCTGTACATCCGGGTCCAGTCCTTTGTAGGATGTGATGGTAAACAGATTCTGGCCACTTATGTAGATGCGGGCATTTGACAAACCGGCCCTGGATAAAAAGCCTTTTGAGACGTTATAAGCAAGCTCGATATTACGTAAGCGCAGATAAGTACCTTTTTCCAGCCACCTGTCGGTCTGCGCCATATTGTTAGCGGCAATAGCAGGATCGGAACCGGTGCTGACTGCAAGTCTCGGGTCAGTGCCTCCGGAGTTATTTTCTGACCATGGGTCAATGTCTTTTCTGAAGTTAGTCAGCTGGTAACTATCCAATACTCTTCTTACATCATTGTATAACTTGTTACCAAATACACCTACCCACTGCAGATTAAGTGTGAAGTTTTTGTAGAACGCATTGAACTGGAGGCCTGCCTGAACAGAAGGCCAGGGAGACCCCAGGAATTGCCTGTCGTCATTGTTGATAACGCCATCCCCGTTGGCGTCGATATACTTCACATCGCCAGGTTTGGCGTCAGGCTGTATCAGTCTTCCATTCTTATCAGTGTAAGCATTTACTTCTGCCGCTGAGTGGAAAATGCCGGCAGTCTTTATTACATACCATTCTCCGATGGCATGTCCCACCTGCGAGCGTAGAAAATTGGCCGGTTCGAGATAGTCAGCGCCACTGTTCTGATTGCCGACTGACAGTATCCGGTTTTTGATGGTAGTGATATTGCCGGATATATCCCAATGGAAAGGCGCGCTTTTACTTCTGTAGGTTGCTGTGAATTCAATACCCCTGTTACGTATAGAGGCAGCATTGATGGAGGGAGACCCGACGCCGCCAAGGTAATTGGCAATTGGAAGTTGCACCAGCACATCTTTGGATTTTGAATTGTAGGCGTCCAGGGAAAGCGACAGGCGGTTATCCCAGAAACCTGCATCTATTCCGATGTTTTGCTGGATACGTGTTTCCCAGTGCAGATCCTCGTTTACAAGGGCTGCCTGGTATTGTCCTACCGCAGGAGTTTGCCCTGTTCCGTAGATGGCGCGCGGGTTATTATTCAACACACCCAGGTAGTCCCAGGAGCCCAGTACATCACTAAACCCCAGCTTACCATAAGAGGCGCGTAATTTAAGGTCGCTGACAACAGGTACGTTGAAAAAGCTTTCCCTGTTTATCCGCCATGCCGCTGCGACCGATGGGAAGTAGCCCGTTCTGTAATCGGGACCAAACCGGGAATCCTGGTCTATACGCCCGGTTAAGGTCAACAGGTATCTATCGTCATAGGCGTAGTTGATGCGGCCCAGGTAACCATGTGCGCGCCACAGTAAAGAGGTTCCGCCGCCGGCAGCGGGAGCGCCAAGGGCAGAGCCGATAGTAGTGAAGAGTGTACCATTGACAGTCTGCAGGCCCGTGCGTCCGCCACTTGTGAACTCTGTCCGCTGTTGCGTTCTTGAAAAACCAAAGACGCCGTTAAGAGAATGCCGGCCGAAGGTTTTGTTGAAGTTCAGCGTATGCTCCATCAGGAAATTGGTGAACTGACTTCTGTTTTCATTAATACTGGTGGCAGCAGGCTGATTCGTATATCTCCAGATACCAGTATCCCTGACTTCACGATTATGGTCGAAGCTGGCTTCCACGCCTGTACTGAAACGGTAAATAAGCCAGTCAGTCAACTTAAATTCGACATATACATTGCCCAGTACTTTTACAAAGCTGTTTCTGATCTTATCAAGTGCATTGACAGCTGCATAATTGTTTGCGTAAGTAGGGATGTCTGTTGTCCCCATACCCCATCCACCTGGATTGTACTGTATCGACTTGTAATTTTCTGCCTGCACTGCTATTACCGGTAGCATCTGCGGCACTTCATAAAAGGCATTGATCCCGCCACCCGGATTAGCCCCATAGGATGTGCTTAGCATGAGATTTTCACCCAATGTAAGCCGCCCTTTTTTCGCTTCTGTATTGATACGCAAGCTGGCTCTTTCGAAGGAATTTCCGATCAGTACGCCGGTGTTTTTATAGTATCCGCCGGATATAAAGTAGTTTCCCGCTGCAGCACCTCCTGATGCACTTAAATAATAATCCTGGCTGTTACCAGTGCGAAAAATGGCATCCTGCCAATCGGTGTTGATCGTGTTGTTGTTAAGTCCACCGGGAAGTCCCAGCCCTGAGTTTTGATATTGTTGTTTCACTGTCTGGAGGTATTGTGCCGCATCCATCATGTTCCAGCGCTTGGGGATCTGCTGCACGCCATAGCGTGCTGATAGATTAAGCCGCGTTGGGCCTTCCCGGCCTCTTTTGGTAGTAATAATAATTACCCCGTTACCCGCCCTGGACCCATAAATAGCTGCCGCCGATGCATCTTTTAATACCTGAATGGATGCAATATCATCAGGATTAACAGTCACATTCGCATCTGCGAACATGCCGTCAATGACATACAGCGGATTGGAATTGCCGAAGTTGCTGACCCCTCTGATCTCCACGGCAGCATTGGTGCCAGGAGCTCCGGTATTTCTCACCGTTACCCCTGGTACCAGGCCCTGTATGGATTCCCCTACAGAAGCCGATGTAACACGGTTCACAGCTGTCATATCTACTACGCCCGTTGCCCCGGTCAGATCCTTTCTACGTACAGACTGATAACCGATGATCACAACTGAGTTAAGATCATTCGCTTTTGACTGTAACTGGATATTCAGAAATGGAGCACTACCGGCGCT from Chitinophaga filiformis carries:
- a CDS encoding glycoside hydrolase family 2 protein — protein: MTAKKCLLFWGLMLFHGIVVKTSLAQQPKLPTQWTKAAMESTTPFPEYPRPQLERKEWMNLNGKWDYMGGEHIASALNPIKPVSFSDKTEKILVPYCPESVLSGIERKQEINMWYRRTFEIPAAWKGKQIIINFEAVDHDATLFVNGEKAGSHSGGYTSFHINITKFLKAGTNTIVVAAHDANDGRTPSGKNGPRGDYTFTSGIWQSVWLEPVSEHYIKNIRLLPDLVNNRLEVVVDADAAQVQATAFDGKKMVSETSGRSGTKLYIPIKDPKLWSPENPFLYDLNITLKDNRGNVADEVRSYFGMRDIKLGNVNGVIRPLLNNKFVMQLGLLDQGYWPDGILTPPTEEALKYDIAFTKKAGFNLIRKHMKTEPKRFYYWADKLGLLVWQDMPAIWYQHEDTAKVRSAFRKELQTMIDDLYNSPSIITWVPFNENWGAFDVKEITDWVKQLDPSRLVNGNSGFNNNPGYQKAAGDPGNGDFVDTHIYVGPYGASKPDGKRAASLGEFGGVGLFVRGHMWPVENNAYDYEATSDRLTDRYVLLMDQVEQLMRYQGLSIAVYTQTTDVEHEVNGVLTYDRAVEKMDIKRVKAVNEAVINAGNELNQK
- a CDS encoding VOC family protein, with the protein product MRAINPWINFNGNAEEAFTFYKSVFGGEFTKITRFKDLAGPEFQVAEEEADKIMYIGLPLGKNNVLIANDVPAFLGQVSENENRSKIHVNAESREEADKIFNGLSAGGEVEGPIGDSPWGTYAGMFRDKYGIEWIVEFDPGFNG
- a CDS encoding 4Fe-4S binding protein → MAIKITDECIFCGACESECPNNAIYEGGVQWAIADGTTVKGDFVLKDGSIIDASQRNAPLATDLYYIVSDKCTECQGFHEEPQCAVACPVDCCVPDEMYQESEEELLAKKDKLHR
- a CDS encoding RagB/SusD family nutrient uptake outer membrane protein, which translates into the protein MKNTILIVLISALLITACKNELDISNPNTPTTANFWKTASDAQLGINAVYSTFHRPGLCRWYFFITVIRSDEGFSSSPNSDIVNNYDAFNITDYNYSSTVNLWQDLYIGINRANQVLDNVPNIAMDDTKKQQLLAEAYFMRGFFYYTLATLWGNVPLQLHTSTSVDKPATSTQEAVFAQVEKDFTTAAAGLPVSYDAANIGRATKGAAYGMLGKTFLQQHKYPQAVTALQWLVTGEGKSNYSLQRDYRNNFLEATENNSESVFEIQYAVNPTDNHDDDTQPGSDNLNYGTSIPPFFAPRPFGFTDGQARRWLVLEFEQERTMGNQRDPRLAASFLYDSTDERGPTFTMVYGRTFVSLGYPSDPGTVPNQNDVYFRKLLNDATMPGEVFHSGNNYRYLRYADILLLYAEALNGAGQTAQAYPWIDMVRARAGLAPLSLIRPDLNQDALLGQLKHERITELAGEGHRWEDLQRWNDLSAQLSARDAGFAHFTKNKDELLPIPQLDRDINPGLSQNNGY
- a CDS encoding SusC/RagA family TonB-linked outer membrane protein; amino-acid sequence: MKRKMLQAYNACAIILLLCAISQSSVAQTNTIRGRVSGTQNEPLANVSVHEKGTTNGTLTKEDGSFTLSVKDTSVLIELSFLGYASQEVSAGSAPFLNIQLQSKANDLNSVVIIGYQSVRRKDLTGATGVVDMTAVNRVTSASVGESIQGLVPGVTVRNTGAPGTNAAVEIRGVSNFGNSNPLYVIDGMFADANVTVNPDDIASIQVLKDASAAAIYGSRAGNGVIIITTKRGREGPTRLNLSARYGVQQIPKRWNMMDAAQYLQTVKQQYQNSGLGLPGGLNNNTINTDWQDAIFRTGNSQDYYLSASGGAAAGNYFISGGYYKNTGVLIGNSFERASLRINTEAKKGRLTLGENLMLSTSYGANPGGGINAFYEVPQMLPVIAVQAENYKSIQYNPGGWGMGTTDIPTYANNYAAVNALDKIRNSFVKVLGNVYVEFKLTDWLIYRFSTGVEASFDHNREVRDTGIWRYTNQPAATSINENRSQFTNFLMEHTLNFNKTFGRHSLNGVFGFSRTQQRTEFTSGGRTGLQTVNGTLFTTIGSALGAPAAGGGTSLLWRAHGYLGRINYAYDDRYLLTLTGRIDQDSRFGPDYRTGYFPSVAAAWRINRESFFNVPVVSDLKLRASYGKLGFSDVLGSWDYLGVLNNNPRAIYGTGQTPAVGQYQAALVNEDLHWETRIQQNIGIDAGFWDNRLSLSLDAYNSKSKDVLVQLPIANYLGGVGSPSINAASIRNRGIEFTATYRSKSAPFHWDISGNITTIKNRILSVGNQNSGADYLEPANFLRSQVGHAIGEWYVIKTAGIFHSAAEVNAYTDKNGRLIQPDAKPGDVKYIDANGDGVINNDDRQFLGSPWPSVQAGLQFNAFYKNFTLNLQWVGVFGNKLYNDVRRVLDSYQLTNFRKDIDPWSENNSGGTDPRLAVSTGSDPAIAANNMAQTDRWLEKGTYLRLRNIELAYNVSKGFLSRAGLSNARIYISGQNLFTITSYKGLDPDVQGNGILQRGFDNGNWPASRFYTAGITCEF